CTTGTTATAACTGTATATGGCTTTAATTCAACCACCTCTAACTGACCAGCCCACagttccctgtagaggaaaggagTTTGTGgcggactggccaccccacataacctggttcctctctaggtttcttcctaggttttggcctttctagggagtttttcctagccaccgtgcttctacatctgcattgcttgctgtttggggttttaggctgggtttctgtacagcactttgagatatcagctgatgtacgaagggctatataaataaatttgattttgatttgattttgtcatCTTCACAATATGAAAAGGCAGGATGTGACGCACCTGGTTCACCAATCCGGAGTTCACTGCCACATTCTCCAACCCCTCCACTGTTTGCTGAGACAGCTCATTGGCCCCGGCAACCGTTGCGTCCCCGACAATATTGGCCTGGTCAGTCGTTCTCTGGGCCACTGGGAAAAGGGGACAGGGAGTTGTCATACTATGTTTCTCCTCAGAATTTTGTTATGTGAAAAAACCTGTGTGAGTCTGATCCCTGTATAGTTAGAAATGTAATGCAGTGTATTTTCTGTGGGTAGCGTTGCGCTGACCTGTGTTCACACCTGCTACCATCCCGTCCTTTGTCTTGTTCCCTATAGAAGAGAGAAACAACCTTCTTAAAAAGAGGTAGATGATTTATGTTTAAATAGCGTTTCTCAAACTCAAAGAGCTTAACATTGGATGGGGGTAACTCATCCCTTTCATCATCAATGCAGCTTCAAAATAATTTGGTAACATGGAATAGCTCAGTAAGGACACCAAGTTCGGTACAATATACTATACACTCCACTACcaatttatttggacagtgaagctaaaacgtttaatttggctctatactccagcattttggatttgagatatgTTTCATATGTTTCATATGAGGAAagagtacagaatgtcaccttttattttagGGTATGTTCATACAATACacaaagtttagtatttggtcccttATTCCTAGCACCCAATGActgcatcaagcttgtgactctgcaaacttgttggatgcatttgcagtttgttttggatgtgtttcagattattttgtgcccaatagaaattaatggtaagtaatgtattgtgtcacttttattgtaaataagaatagaatatgtttctgatCACTTCTACAtgaatgctaccatgattacagataatcatgaaggaatcatgaataatgatgagtgagaaagtcacagaggcacaaagatcatacctccaagacaagctaacctctcaccattaccaataacaggggaggttagcattttatatcatacctccaagacatgctaacctctcaccattaccaataacaggggaggttagcattttatatcatacctccaagacatgctaacctctcaccattaccaataacagcggaggttagcattttatatcatacctccaagacatgctaacctctcaccattaccaataacaggggaggttagcattttatatcatacctccaagacatgctaacctctcaccattaccaataacaggggaggatagcattttatatcatacctccaagacatgctaacctctcaccattaccaataacaggggaggttagcattttatatcatacctccaagacatgctaacctctcaccattaccaataaca
Above is a genomic segment from Oncorhynchus masou masou isolate Uvic2021 chromosome 23, UVic_Omas_1.1, whole genome shotgun sequence containing:
- the sncga gene encoding synuclein, gamma a isoform X2 is translated as MDALKKGFSIAKEGVVAAAEKTKAGVEEAAAKTKEGVMYVGNKTKDGMVAGVNTVAQRTTDQANIVGDATVAGANELSQQTVEGLENVAVNSGLVNQGDFSQGAEQAGQ